From a single Buchnera aphidicola (Aphis craccivora) genomic region:
- the fliF gene encoding flagellar basal-body MS-ring/collar protein FliF: MNFSAIEESISEEKNKFSNFLSYFFKNARVLIILLALAVITTISISVWRKSSDYQILYNNLSIEDSEFIIDYLNQMKIPYQFSENSKKLLVPKNQIYDLRLHFSEKNLPRSGVGFEILDKEKFGISQFNEQINYQRALEGELARTIERINVVKNARIHIAIPKSSLFLQDKKKPSASVILSLKSGTALNSNQTNAILHLISNSISDLSVDNITIVDEFGKLLNDTSLESNQINDVKLRYSEQIESRYANKIQSILEPLFGVGNVHAQVTAQIDFNSQEKTREKYEPNTNYEDQSIRSHQTSINDKIKSKKDNDENHYSLRNNLPNSNYNKAKKSDTVKNHKPFKGSFINSNSTINHDDTINYELNHTLSHIKMNVGEVKRLSAAVVVNFIQNKTGKAVPLNSKQIKNIKNLVCESIGYSKIRGDSVHVINEPFAAYDNKNTFTKFNNFNQPNIFNTFSILIPWCILALFLLYFLKKYIFSFSKNTFKNKRLDKRNIKKEIVNSNENESANNVKTKVFKNLNTENTDNLVHQICNISNQNPRVIASIIRQWMSDKK; the protein is encoded by the coding sequence ATGAATTTTAGTGCTATAGAAGAATCAATTTCAGAAGAGAAAAACAAATTTAGTAATTTTTTATCTTATTTTTTTAAAAATGCACGTGTTTTAATAATTTTATTAGCGCTTGCGGTGATTACTACGATTTCAATTTCTGTCTGGAGAAAATCTTCTGATTATCAAATTTTATATAATAACCTGTCTATTGAAGATAGTGAATTTATTATTGATTACTTAAACCAGATGAAAATTCCTTATCAGTTTTCTGAAAACTCTAAAAAATTATTAGTTCCAAAAAATCAGATTTACGATCTACGCTTACACTTTTCAGAAAAAAATTTACCTCGTAGTGGAGTAGGTTTTGAAATTTTGGATAAAGAAAAATTTGGTATTAGTCAGTTTAATGAACAAATTAACTATCAACGAGCTTTAGAAGGTGAATTAGCTCGTACTATAGAAAGAATTAATGTTGTAAAAAATGCAAGAATACATATAGCAATTCCAAAATCTTCTTTATTTTTACAAGATAAAAAAAAACCATCAGCTTCAGTTATTTTAAGTTTAAAATCTGGAACGGCATTAAATTCAAACCAAACAAATGCTATATTACATTTAATTTCTAATAGTATATCTGATTTATCCGTAGATAATATAACTATAGTTGATGAATTTGGTAAGCTATTAAATGATACTTCATTAGAATCAAATCAAATAAATGATGTAAAATTAAGATATTCTGAACAAATTGAATCAAGATATGCTAATAAAATTCAAAGTATTTTAGAACCATTATTTGGTGTTGGCAACGTACATGCTCAAGTAACCGCACAAATTGATTTTAATTCTCAAGAAAAAACACGAGAAAAATATGAACCTAACACAAATTATGAAGATCAATCAATTCGTTCTCATCAAACTAGCATTAATGATAAGATAAAAAGTAAAAAAGACAACGATGAAAATCATTATTCTCTTCGAAATAATTTACCCAATAGTAACTATAATAAAGCTAAAAAATCTGATACTGTAAAAAATCATAAACCATTTAAAGGTAGCTTTATAAATTCCAATTCTACTATTAATCATGATGATACAATTAATTATGAATTAAATCATACTTTATCACATATCAAAATGAATGTTGGAGAAGTTAAAAGATTATCTGCTGCAGTAGTTGTAAATTTTATTCAAAATAAAACTGGAAAAGCAGTTCCTTTAAATTCAAAACAAATAAAAAATATTAAAAATTTAGTCTGTGAATCAATAGGTTATTCTAAAATCAGAGGTGATAGCGTACATGTAATCAATGAGCCTTTTGCTGCGTATGACAATAAAAATACTTTTACTAAATTTAATAATTTTAATCAACCTAATATTTTTAATACTTTTTCAATTTTAATACCATGGTGCATTTTAGCTTTATTTCTTTTATATTTTCTAAAAAAATATATTTTTTCTTTTTCAAAAAATACTTTTAAAAATAAAAGATTAGATAAAAGAAATATAAAAAAAGAAATTGTAAACTCTAACGAAAATGAATCAGCAAATAATGTTAAGACAAAAGTTTTCAAAAACTTAAATACAGAAAATACAGATAATTTAGTTCATCAAATTTGTAATATATCTAATCAAAATCCACGTGTTATAGCGTCGATTATTCGTCAATGGATGAGTGATAAAAAATGA
- the ligA gene encoding NAD-dependent DNA ligase LigA, with the protein MKKIKYQIDELRKKILKYDYFYHTLDKPMISDSEYDYLLNQLYDLELKYKEFITPDSPTQKIGSNLLDKFKKVTHFFPMLSLENTFHLNGYLKFENRIKKNFTANYIIDFCCELKIDGIAVSLIYESGTLVRAATRGDGYLGENVTQNIKTIKSIPIKLKGSNIPKRLEVRGEVFMLKSEFFKLNNKGLSIKKKYFSNPRNAAAGSLRQIDSTITAKRKLMFFCHGFNFFEEIKFFQTHYEVLIQLKNWGIPINKDMLVCSDHLEILNFYKKFEKNRLLFDFDIDGIVIKVNSLYLQKKLGSNNKSPRWAIAFKYPSKEEITKLNDVKFEVGRTGVITPVAYFNPVYISGVLIKKASLHNKNEINRLNLYFNDYIIIQRSGDVIPKIVNVIKSKRLENAKKIFFPIYCPVCNSKLISNKGGKIIRCLSGLICDAQKKKIFCHFFSKNALNANGLGPKVINELIQKKIVLNLIDFFYLTENQLKNIENIGKKKSVKIIKTILQSKKTTMSRFIYALGIFSVGEVVAQKLSNYFNIFNNLMYASKQELELIDGIGKVVANNIFNYFSISENKKLVKKLTEILSIIPYSKNFFNAKIEHIFNKDIVITGIFKEYSRNELKEILIKLGARIGNKVSKKTKLLIFGEKVGRKFLEAEKLNIQMINEKELYTLLKSIN; encoded by the coding sequence ATGAAAAAAATTAAATATCAAATTGACGAACTACGTAAAAAAATTTTGAAATATGATTATTTTTATCATACTTTAGACAAACCTATGATTTCTGATTCAGAGTATGATTATTTATTAAATCAATTATATGATTTAGAATTAAAATACAAAGAATTTATTACTCCTGATTCTCCTACTCAAAAAATAGGTTCAAATTTACTTGATAAATTTAAAAAAGTAACGCATTTTTTTCCTATGTTATCTTTAGAAAACACATTTCATTTAAATGGATATTTAAAATTTGAAAATAGAATTAAAAAAAATTTTACAGCTAACTATATAATAGATTTTTGCTGTGAGTTAAAAATTGATGGGATAGCAGTTAGTTTGATTTATGAATCTGGTACTTTAGTTCGAGCAGCAACTCGAGGCGATGGTTATTTAGGAGAGAATGTTACACAAAACATAAAAACAATTAAATCTATTCCAATAAAATTAAAAGGAAGTAATATACCGAAAAGATTAGAAGTGAGAGGTGAAGTTTTTATGTTAAAATCTGAATTTTTTAAGTTGAATAATAAAGGATTATCAATTAAAAAAAAATATTTTTCTAATCCTAGAAACGCGGCTGCTGGATCATTAAGACAAATCGATTCTACAATTACAGCTAAAAGAAAACTAATGTTTTTTTGTCATGGATTTAATTTTTTTGAAGAAATAAAATTTTTTCAAACGCATTATGAGGTACTTATACAACTTAAAAATTGGGGAATCCCCATTAATAAAGACATGTTAGTTTGCTCTGATCATTTGGAAATATTAAATTTTTATAAAAAATTTGAAAAAAATCGTTTGTTATTTGACTTTGATATAGATGGTATTGTTATTAAAGTAAATTCACTTTATTTACAAAAAAAATTAGGCTCTAATAATAAATCACCTAGATGGGCTATTGCTTTTAAATATCCATCTAAAGAAGAAATTACTAAATTAAATGATGTAAAATTTGAAGTTGGAAGAACAGGGGTTATCACACCAGTAGCGTATTTTAATCCAGTTTATATTTCAGGAGTGTTGATTAAAAAAGCTTCTTTGCATAATAAAAATGAAATTAATAGATTAAATTTATATTTCAATGATTATATTATTATACAGCGTTCTGGGGATGTTATACCTAAAATTGTAAATGTTATTAAAAGCAAACGTCTTGAAAATGCAAAAAAAATATTTTTTCCAATTTATTGTCCAGTTTGTAATTCAAAATTAATTTCAAATAAAGGAGGAAAAATAATACGTTGTCTTTCTGGATTAATATGCGATGCTCAGAAAAAAAAAATATTTTGTCATTTTTTTTCGAAGAATGCATTAAATGCTAATGGATTAGGTCCTAAAGTTATTAATGAATTAATTCAAAAAAAAATTGTTTTAAATTTAATAGATTTTTTTTATCTTACAGAAAATCAATTAAAAAATATAGAAAATATAGGTAAAAAAAAGAGTGTTAAAATTATTAAAACTATTTTGCAATCCAAAAAAACTACCATGAGTCGTTTTATTTATGCTTTAGGAATTTTTTCTGTAGGTGAAGTTGTAGCACAAAAACTATCTAATTACTTTAATATTTTTAATAATTTAATGTATGCTTCGAAACAAGAGCTAGAATTAATAGATGGCATAGGAAAAGTAGTAGCTAATAATATATTTAACTATTTTTCTATTTCTGAAAACAAAAAATTAGTCAAAAAATTAACAGAAATATTAAGTATTATTCCGTATAGTAAAAATTTTTTTAACGCTAAAATAGAACATATTTTTAACAAAGATATTGTTATAACAGGCATCTTTAAAGAATACTCTAGAAATGAATTAAAAGAAATTTTGATCAAATTAGGTGCTCGTATTGGTAATAAAGTTTCTAAAAAAACAAAATTATTAATATTTGGAGAAAAAGTTGGTAGAAAATTTTTAGAAGCAGAAAAATTAAATATTCAGATGATTAATGAAAAAGAACTTTATACTTTATTAAAAAGTATTAATTAA
- a CDS encoding flagellar export protein FliJ: protein MEKLNIKLKLGISIDHWKIYNNFIFMLYSAVEENNNIIKKYEETIKQNIDQWFINKIKLKTWNYLNQKNKITFKKRRILKENIVNDEFSQFKYIKKGSN from the coding sequence ATTGAAAAATTAAATATTAAACTTAAATTAGGAATATCTATTGATCATTGGAAAATATATAATAACTTTATTTTTATGTTATATAGTGCAGTTGAAGAAAATAACAATATTATTAAAAAATATGAAGAAACGATTAAACAAAATATAGATCAATGGTTTATAAATAAGATTAAGTTAAAAACTTGGAATTATTTAAATCAAAAAAACAAAATAACATTTAAAAAACGTCGAATTTTAAAAGAAAATATTGTTAACGATGAATTTTCTCAATTTAAATATATTAAAAAAGGCAGTAATTAA
- a CDS encoding flagellar hook-length control protein FliK, with product MLSHLNNILLKKNILLNSNHNIYCDLTNFNFYESIVNECKQHLLNKEIKFDNTSTKQKKKNDENIISTNFIVNNLLNILNKKNMNNSFYVKKNDGIKNQKKKLDENIKLKSYAYLKNKEKFNLEENKKNYKTKNNGILKNSMDIKNKCILYGNYNIDNLSKKSCNKRTFNEISNLNIIKRKTNFIKNSKNFIHFKNCINNISNMIFSKNTHKNQYSICEVNSLKKTNENNFSKLNKKTMFILNKKENIQWKKAISQQVLFSISNKENKAEIRLQPEFLGSIYVKIQMKNDQAKLKFISDHIEIKNFLNNCIPFLRDSLNKNGIFLKKVNISNSFNLEKNKNLFISEYKPKISSIIKNFYKNFTQKKVIDMYV from the coding sequence ATGTTAAGTCATCTCAATAATATTTTATTAAAAAAAAATATTTTATTAAATTCAAATCACAATATTTATTGTGATCTTACTAATTTTAATTTTTATGAATCTATTGTAAATGAATGCAAACAACATTTATTAAATAAAGAAATTAAATTTGATAATACTTCTACAAAACAAAAGAAAAAAAATGATGAAAATATTATATCTACTAATTTTATAGTAAATAATTTATTAAATATTTTAAATAAAAAAAATATGAATAATAGTTTTTATGTAAAAAAAAACGATGGTATAAAAAATCAAAAAAAAAAATTAGATGAAAATATTAAATTAAAATCTTATGCTTATTTAAAAAACAAAGAAAAATTTAATTTAGAAGAAAATAAAAAAAATTATAAAACCAAAAATAATGGAATATTAAAAAACTCAATGGATATTAAAAATAAATGTATTTTATATGGTAATTATAATATAGATAATTTATCGAAAAAATCCTGCAATAAACGTACCTTCAATGAAATCAGTAATTTAAATATTATAAAACGAAAAACAAACTTTATTAAAAATAGTAAAAATTTTATACATTTTAAAAATTGCATAAATAATATATCTAATATGATTTTTTCTAAAAATACACATAAAAATCAATATTCTATTTGTGAAGTAAATTCTTTAAAAAAAACAAATGAAAATAATTTTTCTAAATTAAATAAAAAAACAATGTTTATTTTAAACAAAAAAGAAAATATTCAATGGAAAAAAGCAATTAGTCAACAAGTTTTATTTTCTATTTCTAATAAAGAAAACAAAGCTGAAATTCGTTTACAACCAGAATTTTTAGGTTCAATATATGTAAAAATTCAAATGAAAAATGATCAAGCGAAATTAAAATTTATTTCGGATCATATAGAAATTAAAAATTTTTTAAATAATTGTATTCCATTTTTACGCGATTCTTTAAATAAAAATGGTATTTTTTTAAAAAAAGTCAATATTTCCAACTCTTTTAATTTAGAAAAAAATAAAAATTTATTTATTTCAGAATATAAACCCAAAATCTCTAGCATAATTAAAAATTTTTATAAAAATTTCACACAAAAGAAAGTTATTGATATGTATGTTTAA
- the fliE gene encoding flagellar hook-basal body complex protein FliE, giving the protein MFIDNIHNQNIYTKINFLDENKKNIKESDNFTQFFQNALGEINNIQNNAKKNIEKFELNPSSISLNDVMINLQKSSISIELAIQIRNKIISAYKEIMSQQI; this is encoded by the coding sequence ATGTTTATTGATAACATTCATAATCAAAATATTTATACTAAGATTAATTTTTTAGATGAAAACAAAAAAAATATTAAAGAATCTGATAATTTTACTCAATTTTTTCAAAACGCATTAGGAGAAATTAATAATATTCAAAATAATGCAAAAAAAAATATTGAAAAGTTTGAATTAAATCCATCTTCTATCTCTTTAAATGACGTAATGATAAATTTGCAAAAATCTTCTATTTCTATAGAATTAGCTATTCAAATTAGAAATAAAATTATTTCAGCTTACAAAGAAATAATGAGTCAACAGATCTAA
- a CDS encoding flagellar motor switch protein FliG codes for MTLNGIEKSALLLMSIGADQASEVLKYLTPFEIQELVTSMVNINQFSNTTLNQVLTECYNLFMKNNNLVYNNNDEYISDMLIKALGDKKANVLLNDALETRNIKMSIESLNLMKPDKLADLLEKQHSQIITTILVYLNKNQAAQVLSYLSKEKRIEVIMKISVFNGLEETKFIELKDIINDFLKKKKFTFSDKGGIKTVAKILSSMNIENEKDLLKKIKFFNKELFNKIIKELFLFENILSVDDSIIKCLVNHLEEEKLYIALQGTSDIIRNKFFRNMDKEKSTRLLLCLKEKSYVSEIAIENEQKLILMMIKNILDYGMFSLENLGKYYV; via the coding sequence ATGACTTTAAATGGTATCGAGAAAAGTGCTCTTTTATTAATGTCAATAGGAGCTGATCAAGCATCAGAAGTATTAAAATATTTAACTCCTTTTGAAATTCAAGAATTAGTTACGTCTATGGTTAATATTAATCAGTTTTCCAATACAACATTAAATCAAGTATTAACTGAATGTTATAATCTTTTTATGAAAAATAATAATTTAGTTTATAACAATAATGATGAATATATATCTGATATGTTAATCAAAGCACTAGGCGATAAAAAAGCCAATGTTTTGTTAAATGACGCGTTAGAAACAAGAAACATTAAAATGTCTATTGAATCTCTCAATCTAATGAAACCTGATAAATTAGCTGATTTATTAGAAAAACAGCATTCTCAAATTATTACAACAATACTAGTATATTTAAATAAAAATCAAGCAGCTCAAGTTTTGTCTTATTTAAGCAAAGAAAAACGTATTGAAGTTATAATGAAAATTTCTGTTTTTAATGGGCTTGAAGAAACCAAATTTATTGAATTAAAAGATATTATTAACGATTTCCTAAAAAAGAAAAAGTTCACTTTTTCAGATAAGGGAGGTATAAAAACTGTTGCTAAAATTTTATCTTCTATGAATATAGAAAATGAAAAAGATTTACTTAAAAAGATTAAATTTTTTAATAAAGAATTATTTAATAAAATTATTAAAGAATTATTTTTATTTGAAAATATATTAAGTGTTGATGATAGCATTATTAAATGTTTAGTAAACCATTTAGAGGAAGAAAAACTATATATTGCACTTCAAGGTACTAGTGACATTATTAGAAATAAATTTTTTCGTAATATGGATAAAGAAAAATCAACAAGATTATTACTTTGTTTAAAGGAAAAATCTTATGTTTCTGAAATAGCTATAGAAAATGAACAAAAACTAATTTTAATGATGATTAAAAATATTTTAGATTATGGTATGTTTTCATTAGAAAATTTAGGAAAGTATTATGTCTAA
- the gltX gene encoding glutamate--tRNA ligase, with protein sequence MKVKTRFAPSPTGNLHIGSIRTALYSWLFARRHNGKFVLRIEDTDFERSNSSSVQSIFQGLKWLGLNWDEGPYFQTERLKRYKEVIEIMLKTGNAYKCYCSPKEIEEERSKQISEGKKPRYTGVCRNLKTQYNINKQYTIRFKNPTFGKVTFEDKIRGKITFNNIELDDLIIQRSNGIPTYNFCVVIDDLDMNITHVIRGEDHINNTPRQINILKSLKARIPIYAHVSMILNENGKKFSKRENAENIIEYNKKGFLPEALINYIIRLGWSHGNQEIFTISELKKLFNLDAINKSASTFSMKKLLWLNKYYINNLPLSYVANLLKDYMKNENINIESGPNLECLLNLYKNRFHTLQDIAYSFRFFYEEFKFFNIKSDNKYLILKNFYILKEIYNKLKQLSFWTIEVLSKVINNQSIESNIELKEINILLRVVLTGSMHSPNIISIIFLLGKEKTLSRFKKAIIFIEKTKNKNIN encoded by the coding sequence ATGAAAGTTAAAACTCGTTTCGCACCTAGTCCTACTGGGAATTTGCATATTGGAAGCATTCGTACAGCTTTGTATTCTTGGTTATTTGCTCGTCGTCATAATGGCAAGTTTGTACTCCGTATAGAAGATACTGATTTTGAACGGTCTAATTCGTCATCAGTTCAATCTATTTTTCAAGGTTTAAAATGGTTGGGATTAAATTGGGACGAAGGTCCTTATTTTCAAACTGAAAGATTAAAACGCTATAAAGAAGTAATTGAAATTATGTTAAAAACAGGAAATGCATATAAGTGTTATTGTTCACCAAAAGAAATAGAAGAAGAACGTTCTAAACAAATTTCTGAAGGAAAAAAACCACGTTATACTGGAGTTTGTAGAAACTTAAAAACCCAATATAATATTAATAAGCAATATACAATACGATTTAAAAATCCTACTTTTGGAAAAGTAACATTTGAAGATAAGATTAGAGGGAAAATTACTTTTAATAATATAGAGTTAGATGATCTTATCATTCAACGTTCAAATGGTATTCCTACTTATAACTTTTGTGTTGTAATTGATGATTTAGATATGAATATTACGCATGTTATTCGTGGAGAAGATCATATTAATAATACACCTCGTCAAATTAATATTTTAAAATCTTTAAAAGCACGAATACCTATTTATGCACATGTTTCTATGATACTAAACGAAAATGGAAAAAAATTTTCTAAGAGAGAAAATGCTGAAAATATTATTGAGTATAATAAAAAAGGGTTTTTACCAGAAGCATTAATTAATTATATAATACGATTAGGCTGGTCTCATGGAAATCAAGAAATTTTTACTATTTCAGAATTAAAAAAGTTATTCAATTTAGATGCTATTAATAAATCTGCAAGTACTTTTAGTATGAAAAAATTATTATGGCTAAATAAATATTATATTAATAATTTACCATTAAGTTATGTTGCTAATCTTTTAAAAGATTATATGAAAAATGAAAATATAAATATAGAAAGCGGACCTAATTTAGAATGTTTATTAAATTTGTACAAAAATCGTTTTCATACTTTGCAAGATATCGCATATTCCTTTAGATTTTTTTATGAAGAATTTAAATTTTTTAATATAAAATCTGATAATAAATATTTGATTCTAAAAAATTTTTATATTTTAAAAGAAATTTACAATAAATTAAAACAGCTTTCTTTTTGGACAATCGAGGTATTATCTAAAGTTATTAATAATCAATCTATAGAATCAAATATTGAGTTAAAAGAAATAAATATATTATTGAGAGTTGTGTTAACAGGAAGTATGCATTCACCAAATATAATTTCTATAATCTTTTTGCTTGGAAAAGAAAAAACTTTATCAAGATTTAAAAAAGCAATAATTTTTATAGAAAAAACAAAAAATAAAAATATTAACTAA
- a CDS encoding FliH/SctL family protein produces MSNLDLKKEWKKWNPEKIFLNNSKKNYDFFRDIEILKETDFSTLKKNKLTNEFKQLDKIKKKSFNNELDYLKLKNNLEEKENEYTLLNHKLRDLCSNFESAISLFEETLFSRLLKTVLIVASYIVGEKFLINESILLKKIKKIIKSDNFFLKKPQLVIHPNNKKILEKLLKQSKNNKWELICNKTIDPNSFKIHSEQSDIDATIYARWKEVYRIILEEEGH; encoded by the coding sequence ATGTCTAATTTAGATTTAAAAAAAGAATGGAAAAAATGGAATCCAGAAAAAATTTTTTTAAATAATTCAAAAAAAAATTACGATTTTTTTCGAGATATAGAAATATTAAAAGAAACAGATTTTTCTACTTTAAAAAAAAATAAATTAACGAATGAATTTAAACAATTAGATAAAATCAAAAAAAAATCTTTTAATAATGAATTAGATTATTTAAAATTAAAAAACAATCTTGAAGAAAAAGAAAATGAATATACTTTATTAAATCATAAATTGCGAGATTTATGTTCAAATTTTGAATCTGCAATTTCTTTATTTGAAGAAACATTATTTTCACGTTTACTAAAAACAGTTTTAATAGTTGCTTCGTATATTGTTGGGGAAAAATTTTTAATTAATGAATCAATTTTATTAAAAAAAATAAAAAAAATTATTAAAAGTGATAATTTTTTTTTAAAAAAACCACAATTAGTTATTCATCCCAATAACAAAAAAATATTAGAAAAACTTTTAAAACAATCTAAAAACAATAAATGGGAATTAATTTGTAATAAAACCATTGATCCTAATAGTTTTAAAATTCACTCTGAACAGAGTGATATAGATGCTACTATCTATGCTAGATGGAAAGAAGTATATCGTATTATTCTTGAAGAAGAGGGGCATTAA
- a CDS encoding FliI/YscN family ATPase: MKLKCSKLFNKITSFENKIDNLSDIIIYGHVISINGLVLEVIGLKAPIGAECIIERIIDGKVLNISAEVMRFNKEKTLLFSFEETYGILPGAKVFLKTFKNLDIFIKKVPLGTSLLGRVLNSKGHALDGLPELDSKCFSVIEKKHINPLSRKPINEILDTGICAINGLITIGRGQRIGIFSSSGIGKSILLGMMAKYTKADVVVIGLIGERGREVKDFIENVLGPDGLLKSVVIAAPADTSPLLQIEAASYATSIAEYFRDQDKNVLLIMDSLTRYAMAQREVALSLGELPVSRGYPSSVFSKIPILVERSGNTDKKGSITSFYTVLTENDEDQDPVSQICRSILDGHIVLSRYYADLGHYPAIDIESSISRVMPEIITKEQYLKACYFKKLVASYQRNKDLINIGAYVKGNDLVLDEAINKWKNLEKFLQQKPSEKIDYLVSCEKLNQIFN, from the coding sequence ATGAAATTAAAATGTTCTAAATTATTTAATAAAATTACTTCTTTTGAAAATAAAATAGATAATCTTTCTGATATTATTATATATGGTCACGTCATTAGTATAAACGGTTTGGTATTAGAAGTGATAGGTTTAAAAGCTCCTATTGGAGCTGAGTGTATTATTGAAAGAATTATAGATGGTAAAGTATTAAATATTTCAGCTGAAGTTATGAGATTTAATAAAGAAAAAACGTTATTATTTTCTTTTGAAGAAACTTATGGTATTTTACCTGGTGCTAAAGTTTTTTTAAAAACATTTAAAAATTTAGATATATTTATTAAAAAAGTTCCATTAGGAACAAGTTTATTAGGAAGAGTATTGAATTCTAAAGGACATGCATTAGACGGACTTCCCGAGTTAGATTCAAAGTGTTTTTCTGTAATTGAAAAAAAGCATATTAACCCATTAAGTAGAAAACCAATTAATGAAATATTAGATACAGGGATATGTGCTATAAATGGATTGATAACTATTGGAAGAGGACAAAGAATAGGAATTTTTTCAAGTTCAGGAATTGGTAAAAGTATTCTTCTTGGCATGATGGCAAAATATACAAAAGCAGATGTAGTAGTAATAGGATTAATTGGAGAAAGAGGAAGAGAAGTAAAGGATTTTATTGAAAATGTATTAGGACCAGATGGACTATTAAAATCTGTAGTAATTGCTGCACCAGCAGACACTTCCCCTTTATTACAAATTGAAGCTGCGTCATATGCTACAAGCATAGCTGAATATTTTCGAGATCAAGATAAAAATGTTTTGTTGATTATGGATTCTTTAACTCGTTATGCAATGGCTCAAAGAGAAGTTGCATTATCTTTAGGTGAATTACCAGTTTCTAGAGGATATCCATCTTCTGTATTTTCTAAAATTCCTATTTTAGTAGAACGTTCAGGAAATACAGATAAAAAAGGATCTATTACTTCGTTTTATACAGTTCTAACTGAAAATGATGAAGATCAAGATCCTGTTTCACAAATTTGTCGTTCTATACTTGATGGTCATATTGTATTATCTCGATATTATGCTGATTTAGGACATTATCCTGCTATTGATATTGAGTCTTCTATTAGTCGTGTAATGCCAGAAATTATCACTAAAGAACAATATTTAAAAGCTTGCTATTTTAAAAAATTAGTAGCTTCTTATCAAAGAAATAAAGATTTAATTAATATTGGAGCTTACGTTAAAGGTAATGACTTGGTTTTAGATGAAGCTATTAATAAATGGAAAAATTTAGAAAAGTTTTTACAACAAAAACCATCAGAAAAAATCGATTATTTAGTTTCTTGTGAAAAATTAAATCAAATATTTAATTAA